A single window of Colletes latitarsis isolate SP2378_abdomen chromosome 11, iyColLati1, whole genome shotgun sequence DNA harbors:
- the Tay gene encoding tay bridge kinase isoform X3 yields the protein MEIEAKQRNQRIRRRERAQRMLAQRESLATAKQQHHQQQQQQQQQQQTNRQRANDEEDSHSGEDEEPAAGLGLGLARTGHPRDSHSRPPRPPRPPRPRKKSSLAAANQKEPPFEEDIIDGFAILAFRTYEELESAIKLAGKNNVKKLHTLLSIVEEKPKVDTGQNNRHNEHHIKNHFKHNHYTHNSILTPSTLNQGLDAGTSDDSGRASEQLHGPGIPRDCQDADSSRDHLSDASSHCSSGKGYICDSEGEDDKGSDAESILFESSTPPPLARKYELPSSSPHVLPPANGAGGSPPDTGGQISNPATDAPAPIPPPVPASAPVPTAPSPPSPTLPPHISQPPMTSPLAANPRAIAPQQRPASPALPPPSLSQQPHTTIPALHTPNVPLVSSSHTTSPAVASLGVTPAAPSNGATTTSYPPSIPMAAYPQTQPSYPPLYTPYTALNHSPYLPPAVPSPSHSASSRAEVRGSRASPCTNISKQPVGNNTTNHNTPLSAATTTCVSTITNTVTTANTIAHRDMVSCSLTGRNNNSPRGHSPSRERDSYSSNVSSLSRGSITPVSVPNTSSPANSSLPAYSKPQGWIGSNTTSQLSPATATSVPRPTPPPVPLGMHTFPPPMFAAPLPPPVSSSSPHTSLPSLPPPTTNPNPFSAESLFQTSQADMLRRELDNRFLASQDRNVGVGVGNLGPSPYLRTEMHHHQHQHTHVHQHTTPLLPPSAATTLFPPPIFKDIPKLGGVESPFFRGNLNLSGYSGFNAGLLHPGIGPPSTPFVPPNHLTSFAPKKTGKWNAMHVRIAWEIYHHQQKQQAEAKAGNVVNTKTELLRPPGHLYPGGPGAGLGIGAPPMAPPFPTNMPQAHPAPPPPHPVGFLSTPASHLGTGMSPFGRYPSTFGAPNPNFPGLSSFPPSREMPPLGGLGSVHDPWRGYVSLSKRLQRASTGFPPTTVAWSLKPEPPAIDRRAELEERERERERERERERERERERERERERIRREKEREREEQRERERREREKEEKRKQQEAAERERDRRDKERREMERREMERERLMHQNRQHVVVGRERSPMRNGAAPMDGGEVRVKEEPRSKDDEVVMLPRPPGPGPGGTSATGPGPSPLPDARYHHPHPHSYLARHPHGMPAPHSMPRSMLPGLGAHPMQHFPPPSGPTGQPGGPWPGDPFRDYRYDPLQQLRYNPLMAAAAFRAEEEERAKLYAGYPPPPVNALRGKDPSPGPLSNLHMHHRAGPGPGVPTRQLDPALMHADIHKKEDASQSR from the exons ATGGAGATCGAGGCGAAACAACGGAACCAGAGGATTCGGAGACGAGAACGAGCCCAGCGTATGTTGGCGCAGAGGGAGAGCCTGGCCACCGCGAAGCAGCAGCACcaccagcaacagcaacagcaacaacagcagcaacagaCCAACAGGCAACGGGCCAACGACGAGGAGGACAGCCACAGCGGCGAGGACGAGGAACCCGCCGCTGGTCTCGGCCTCGGGCTCGCCAGGACCGGTCATCCTCGTGACAGCCATTCGCGACCGCCCAGGCCACCGCGACCCCCGAGGCCTCGTAAGAAGTCTTCCCTCGCGGCTGCCAACCAGAAGGAGCCTCCCTTCGAGGAGGACATTATCGACGGCTTCGCCATACTCGCCTTCCGCACCTACGAGGAGCTCGAG AGTGCAATAAAGCTAGCTGGTAAAAATAATGTCAAGAAATTGCACACACTACTGTCAATAGTGGAAGAAAAACCAAAGGTGGATACGGGACAGAATAATAGACACAACGAGCACCAcatcaaaaaccatttcaagcaCAACCATTATACACACAATTCCATACTGACACCTTCGACGCTTAACcag GGCCTAGATGCAGGTACAAGCGACGATAGTGGTAGAGCATCTGAACAACTGCATGGCCCTGGTATACCTAGGGATTGCCAGGACGCAGACAGTTCCAGGGACCACCTCAGCGAT GCTAGCAGTCATTGCAGTTCGGGTAAAGGTTATATC TGTGATAGTGAAGGAGAAGACGATAAG GGCTCGGATGCTGAATCGATACTCTTTGAATCTTCTACCCCACCACCCCTTGCACGTAAAT ACGAGTTGCCATCGTCTTCACCACACGTATTGCCTCCAGCGAATGGGGCAGGAGGTTCTCCTCCGGACACTGGTGGACAAATTTCTAATCCAGCAACGGATGCTCCGGCACCTATACCGCCTCCTGTGCCTGCGTCTGCGCCAGTTCCAACAGCGCCAAGTCCTCCCAGTCCTACTTTACCCCCTCACATATCCCAGCCACCT ATGACTAGTCCGTTGGCAGCAAATCCACGTGCAATAGCTCCGCAACAGCGGCCAGCTTCCCCTGCTCTGCCACCACCTTCCTTGTCCCAGCAGCCTCACACTACGATACCTGCGTTACATACACCTAATGTGCCCCTCGTCTCATCGAGTCATACAACTAGTCCCGCGGTAGCCAGTTTAGGTGTCACCCCAGCAGCACCATCAAACGGAGCGACCACCACCAGCTATCCACCGTCGATACCCATGGCTGCTTATCCACAAACGCAACCGTCTTATCCGCCACTTTATACGCCGTACACTGCTCTAAATCACAGCCCATACCTTCCACCTGCGGTACCGTCTCCTTCCCATTCTGCTTCTTCACGGGCAGAAGTG AGAGGAAGTAGAGCATCTCCGTGCACTAACATAAGTAAACAGCCTGTAGGAAATAATACCACAAATCACAATACTCCACTGAGCGCCGCAACTACGACATGCGTATCCACAATAACTAATACAGTTACTACAGCAAACACCATCGCTCACAGGGATATGGTGTCCTGTAGTTTAACTGGAAGAAACAATAACTCACCCCGTGGGCACAGTCCGAGCCGAGAGAGGGATAGTTACAG cAGTAACGTGAGTAGCCTAAGTCGAGGTAGCATAACGCCCGTAAGTGTGCCAAACACGTCTTCTCCAGCCAATTCTAGTCTACCTGCTTATTCCAAGCCACAAGGATGGATTGG TAGCAACACAACTTCGCAGTTGTCTCCGGCAACAGCAACGTCAGTTCCAAGGCCAACACCTCCACCCGTACCATTGGGCATGCATACATTTCCACCGCCGATGTTCGCAGCACCGTTACCACCACCTGTGTCCAGTTCGAGTCCACATACGTCACTGCCTTCGTTACCGCCGCCAACGACCAATCCCAACCCGTTCTCCGCCGAGTCGCTTTTTCAAACAA GTCAAGCAGACATGCTAAGGCGAGAGCTAGACAATAGATTCTTGGCTTCTCAAGACAGGAACGTTGGTGTCGGAGTTGGTAATCTGGGACCTTCTCCGTACCTCAGGACAGAGATGCACCATCATCAACATCAGCATACTCACGTACACCAACATACGACGCCTTTGCTTCCGCCATCGGCCGCGACCACCCTCTTTCCACCTCCCATT TTCAAGGATATCCCGAAGCTGGGCGGTGTCGAGTCACCGTTTTTTCGTGGCAATTTAAATCTGTCCGGCTACTCTGGTTTTAATGCCGGTCTTCTGCATCCGGGTATTGGACCACCTTCTACTCCTTTCGTACCACCCAACCATCTAACATCGTTTGCACCAAAG AAGACTGGAAAATGGAATGCGATGCATGTACGCATTGCTTGGGAAATTTATCATCATCAACAAAAGCAACAAGCGGAAGCTAAGGCGGGAAACGTCGTTAATACTAAGACGGAACTGCTGAGACCACCTGGCCATCTTTATCCAGGAGGACCAGGAGCCGGTCTTGGAATTGGCGCACCTCCGATGGCACCTCCATTTCCCACCAACATGCCGCAAGCTCATCCAGCGCCACCTCCACCTCATCCTGTTGGCTTTCTGTCTACACCAGCATCGCATTTAG GAACAGGAATGTCACCGTTTGGAAGGTATCCGTCGACGTTTGGTGCACCAAATCCAAATTTTCCTGGTCTCTCCAGTTTTCCACCATCTAGAGAAATGCCACCATTAGGTGGGTTAGGTTCTGTACACGATCCGTGGCGAGGGTACGTTTCACTTTCAAAAAG ATTGCAACGAGCCTCGACCGGGTTTCCTCCGACCACCGTCGCGTGGAGCTTGAAGCCGGAACCGCCGGCGATCGATAGACGGGCAGAGCTCGAGGAACGCGAACGGGAGCGCGAGCGCGAACGTGAACGCGAACGCGAGCGTGAACGGGAACGGGAACGGGAGCGCGAACGTATCAGGCGCGAGAAGGAGAGGGAACGGGAGGAGCAACGGGAGCGCGAGAGACGGGAACGCGAGAAGGAAGAGAAGAGAAAACAACAGGAGGCCGCGGAGAGGGAGAGAGATAGGAGGGACAAGGAACGTCGGGAGATGGAGAGACGGGAGATGGAACGCGAGAGATTGATGCATCAGAATCGTCAGCACGTGGTCGTGGGTCGGGAACGATCGCCGATGAGAAACGGCGCGGCGCCCATGGACGGCGGCGAGGTGCGCGTGAAAGAGGAACCGCGAAGCAAGGACGACGAGGTCGTGATGCTTCCGAGGCCACCGGGTCCCGGACCGGGTGGCACGTCGGCGACGGGGCCCGGACCAAGTCCGTTGCCCGACGCCAGGTACCATCATCCTCATCCTCACTCGTACCTCGCGAGGCATCCTCACGGCATGCCAGCGCCGCACTCCATGCCACGAAGCATGCTCCCCGGGCTGGGCGCGCATCCGATGCAACACTTTCCACCGCCGTCGGGCCCCACCGGTCAACCCGGCGGCCCGTGGCCTGGCGACCCGTTCAGGGACTATCGCTACGATCCGTTGCAACAGCTCCGTTACAATCCGTTGATGGCCGCCGCCGCGTTCCGCGCAGAGGAAGAGGAAAGGGCCAAGCTGTACGCCGGTTATCCACCACCACCTGTGAACGCACTGAGGGGCAAGGACCCGAGCCCCGGGCCGCTCAGCAATTTACACATGCATCACAGAGCGGGACCCGGGCCGGGAGTACCGACGCGGCAATTGGATCCTGCTCTGATGCACGCGGATATACACAAGAAGGAGGACGCGTCCCAATCCCGATGA
- the Tay gene encoding tay bridge kinase isoform X5, giving the protein MEIEAKQRNQRIRRRERAQRMLAQRESLATAKQQHHQQQQQQQQQQQTNRQRANDEEDSHSGEDEEPAAGLGLGLARTGHPRDSHSRPPRPPRPPRPRKKSSLAAANQKEPPFEEDIIDGFAILAFRTYEELESAIKLAGKNNVKKLHTLLSIVEEKPKVDTGQNNRHNEHHIKNHFKHNHYTHNSILTPSTLNQGLDAGTSDDSGRASEQLHGPGIPRDCQDADSSRDHLSDASSHCSSGKGYICDSEGEDDKGSDAESILFESSTPPPLARKYELPSSSPHVLPPANGAGGSPPDTGGQISNPATDAPAPIPPPVPASAPVPTAPSPPSPTLPPHISQPPMTSPLAANPRAIAPQQRPASPALPPPSLSQQPHTTIPALHTPNVPLVSSSHTTSPAVASLGVTPAAPSNGATTTSYPPSIPMAAYPQTQPSYPPLYTPYTALNHSPYLPPAVPSPSHSASSRAEVRGSRASPCTNISKQPVGNNTTNHNTPLSAATTTCVSTITNTVTTANTIAHRDMVSCSLTGRNNNSPRGHSPSRERDSYSNVSSLSRGSITPVSVPNTSSPANSSLPAYSKPQGWIGSNTTSQLSPATATSVPRPTPPPVPLGMHTFPPPMFAAPLPPPVSSSSPHTSLPSLPPPTTNPNPFSAESLFQTSQADMLRRELDNRFLASQDRNVGVGVGNLGPSPYLRTEMHHHQHQHTHVHQHTTPLLPPSAATTLFPPPIFKDIPKLGGVESPFFRGNLNLSGYSGFNAGLLHPGIGPPSTPFVPPNHLTSFAPKKTGKWNAMHVRIAWEIYHHQQKQQAEAKAGNVVNTKTELLRPPGHLYPGGPGAGLGIGAPPMAPPFPTNMPQAHPAPPPPHPVGFLSTPASHLGTGMSPFGRYPSTFGAPNPNFPGLSSFPPSREMPPLGGLGSVHDPWRGYVSLSKRLQRASTGFPPTTVAWSLKPEPPAIDRRAELEERERERERERERERERERERERERERIRREKEREREEQRERERREREKEEKRKQQEAAERERDRRDKERREMERREMERERLMHQNRQHVVVGRERSPMRNGAAPMDGGEVRVKEEPRSKDDEVVMLPRPPGPGPGGTSATGPGPSPLPDARYHHPHPHSYLARHPHGMPAPHSMPRSMLPGLGAHPMQHFPPPSGPTGQPGGPWPGDPFRDYRYDPLQQLRYNPLMAAAAFRAEEEERAKLYAGYPPPPVNALRGKDPSPGPLSNLHMHHRAGPGPGVPTRQLDPALMHADIHKKEDASQSR; this is encoded by the exons ATGGAGATCGAGGCGAAACAACGGAACCAGAGGATTCGGAGACGAGAACGAGCCCAGCGTATGTTGGCGCAGAGGGAGAGCCTGGCCACCGCGAAGCAGCAGCACcaccagcaacagcaacagcaacaacagcagcaacagaCCAACAGGCAACGGGCCAACGACGAGGAGGACAGCCACAGCGGCGAGGACGAGGAACCCGCCGCTGGTCTCGGCCTCGGGCTCGCCAGGACCGGTCATCCTCGTGACAGCCATTCGCGACCGCCCAGGCCACCGCGACCCCCGAGGCCTCGTAAGAAGTCTTCCCTCGCGGCTGCCAACCAGAAGGAGCCTCCCTTCGAGGAGGACATTATCGACGGCTTCGCCATACTCGCCTTCCGCACCTACGAGGAGCTCGAG AGTGCAATAAAGCTAGCTGGTAAAAATAATGTCAAGAAATTGCACACACTACTGTCAATAGTGGAAGAAAAACCAAAGGTGGATACGGGACAGAATAATAGACACAACGAGCACCAcatcaaaaaccatttcaagcaCAACCATTATACACACAATTCCATACTGACACCTTCGACGCTTAACcag GGCCTAGATGCAGGTACAAGCGACGATAGTGGTAGAGCATCTGAACAACTGCATGGCCCTGGTATACCTAGGGATTGCCAGGACGCAGACAGTTCCAGGGACCACCTCAGCGAT GCTAGCAGTCATTGCAGTTCGGGTAAAGGTTATATC TGTGATAGTGAAGGAGAAGACGATAAG GGCTCGGATGCTGAATCGATACTCTTTGAATCTTCTACCCCACCACCCCTTGCACGTAAAT ACGAGTTGCCATCGTCTTCACCACACGTATTGCCTCCAGCGAATGGGGCAGGAGGTTCTCCTCCGGACACTGGTGGACAAATTTCTAATCCAGCAACGGATGCTCCGGCACCTATACCGCCTCCTGTGCCTGCGTCTGCGCCAGTTCCAACAGCGCCAAGTCCTCCCAGTCCTACTTTACCCCCTCACATATCCCAGCCACCT ATGACTAGTCCGTTGGCAGCAAATCCACGTGCAATAGCTCCGCAACAGCGGCCAGCTTCCCCTGCTCTGCCACCACCTTCCTTGTCCCAGCAGCCTCACACTACGATACCTGCGTTACATACACCTAATGTGCCCCTCGTCTCATCGAGTCATACAACTAGTCCCGCGGTAGCCAGTTTAGGTGTCACCCCAGCAGCACCATCAAACGGAGCGACCACCACCAGCTATCCACCGTCGATACCCATGGCTGCTTATCCACAAACGCAACCGTCTTATCCGCCACTTTATACGCCGTACACTGCTCTAAATCACAGCCCATACCTTCCACCTGCGGTACCGTCTCCTTCCCATTCTGCTTCTTCACGGGCAGAAGTG AGAGGAAGTAGAGCATCTCCGTGCACTAACATAAGTAAACAGCCTGTAGGAAATAATACCACAAATCACAATACTCCACTGAGCGCCGCAACTACGACATGCGTATCCACAATAACTAATACAGTTACTACAGCAAACACCATCGCTCACAGGGATATGGTGTCCTGTAGTTTAACTGGAAGAAACAATAACTCACCCCGTGGGCACAGTCCGAGCCGAGAGAGGGATAGTTACAG TAACGTGAGTAGCCTAAGTCGAGGTAGCATAACGCCCGTAAGTGTGCCAAACACGTCTTCTCCAGCCAATTCTAGTCTACCTGCTTATTCCAAGCCACAAGGATGGATTGG TAGCAACACAACTTCGCAGTTGTCTCCGGCAACAGCAACGTCAGTTCCAAGGCCAACACCTCCACCCGTACCATTGGGCATGCATACATTTCCACCGCCGATGTTCGCAGCACCGTTACCACCACCTGTGTCCAGTTCGAGTCCACATACGTCACTGCCTTCGTTACCGCCGCCAACGACCAATCCCAACCCGTTCTCCGCCGAGTCGCTTTTTCAAACAA GTCAAGCAGACATGCTAAGGCGAGAGCTAGACAATAGATTCTTGGCTTCTCAAGACAGGAACGTTGGTGTCGGAGTTGGTAATCTGGGACCTTCTCCGTACCTCAGGACAGAGATGCACCATCATCAACATCAGCATACTCACGTACACCAACATACGACGCCTTTGCTTCCGCCATCGGCCGCGACCACCCTCTTTCCACCTCCCATT TTCAAGGATATCCCGAAGCTGGGCGGTGTCGAGTCACCGTTTTTTCGTGGCAATTTAAATCTGTCCGGCTACTCTGGTTTTAATGCCGGTCTTCTGCATCCGGGTATTGGACCACCTTCTACTCCTTTCGTACCACCCAACCATCTAACATCGTTTGCACCAAAG AAGACTGGAAAATGGAATGCGATGCATGTACGCATTGCTTGGGAAATTTATCATCATCAACAAAAGCAACAAGCGGAAGCTAAGGCGGGAAACGTCGTTAATACTAAGACGGAACTGCTGAGACCACCTGGCCATCTTTATCCAGGAGGACCAGGAGCCGGTCTTGGAATTGGCGCACCTCCGATGGCACCTCCATTTCCCACCAACATGCCGCAAGCTCATCCAGCGCCACCTCCACCTCATCCTGTTGGCTTTCTGTCTACACCAGCATCGCATTTAG GAACAGGAATGTCACCGTTTGGAAGGTATCCGTCGACGTTTGGTGCACCAAATCCAAATTTTCCTGGTCTCTCCAGTTTTCCACCATCTAGAGAAATGCCACCATTAGGTGGGTTAGGTTCTGTACACGATCCGTGGCGAGGGTACGTTTCACTTTCAAAAAG ATTGCAACGAGCCTCGACCGGGTTTCCTCCGACCACCGTCGCGTGGAGCTTGAAGCCGGAACCGCCGGCGATCGATAGACGGGCAGAGCTCGAGGAACGCGAACGGGAGCGCGAGCGCGAACGTGAACGCGAACGCGAGCGTGAACGGGAACGGGAACGGGAGCGCGAACGTATCAGGCGCGAGAAGGAGAGGGAACGGGAGGAGCAACGGGAGCGCGAGAGACGGGAACGCGAGAAGGAAGAGAAGAGAAAACAACAGGAGGCCGCGGAGAGGGAGAGAGATAGGAGGGACAAGGAACGTCGGGAGATGGAGAGACGGGAGATGGAACGCGAGAGATTGATGCATCAGAATCGTCAGCACGTGGTCGTGGGTCGGGAACGATCGCCGATGAGAAACGGCGCGGCGCCCATGGACGGCGGCGAGGTGCGCGTGAAAGAGGAACCGCGAAGCAAGGACGACGAGGTCGTGATGCTTCCGAGGCCACCGGGTCCCGGACCGGGTGGCACGTCGGCGACGGGGCCCGGACCAAGTCCGTTGCCCGACGCCAGGTACCATCATCCTCATCCTCACTCGTACCTCGCGAGGCATCCTCACGGCATGCCAGCGCCGCACTCCATGCCACGAAGCATGCTCCCCGGGCTGGGCGCGCATCCGATGCAACACTTTCCACCGCCGTCGGGCCCCACCGGTCAACCCGGCGGCCCGTGGCCTGGCGACCCGTTCAGGGACTATCGCTACGATCCGTTGCAACAGCTCCGTTACAATCCGTTGATGGCCGCCGCCGCGTTCCGCGCAGAGGAAGAGGAAAGGGCCAAGCTGTACGCCGGTTATCCACCACCACCTGTGAACGCACTGAGGGGCAAGGACCCGAGCCCCGGGCCGCTCAGCAATTTACACATGCATCACAGAGCGGGACCCGGGCCGGGAGTACCGACGCGGCAATTGGATCCTGCTCTGATGCACGCGGATATACACAAGAAGGAGGACGCGTCCCAATCCCGATGA